From Lewinellaceae bacterium:
TTTATATTCGCTTACACAATCATTCTGATTGTCAACAAGGTTTTTGCCCTTGTTTTCCTTTGATTATCACGGTTTTGTTGCCTATTTGTTGCCCAAACACTATAAACCCTTGACTATCAATTAAAGTTATTTTTTGTATCGGAAAATGAATGAGCCAGCAAATCTCTAATTCGCGTAGTCGTATTCGGAGAAAAGTGGATCTATCCACCCCTGATTTACCTGAAAACTAAGGCATGGAAAGTAAAACTATCTTAATTTTATTTTACTTTTGGACATAAAAGTAAAATATCAGCATTCTTGTTTTACTTATGACACATAAGATAGAGCAGTTTGATGCCGGTCATTGGGAAATGGGATCCGGATACAAGTATTTCGTCCCTACTAGGATCAACGAACAATGGGAGTGGCAAAGCGCTGAATTGAATGTCCTATTGGAAAAAGCGTCCTTCAAACTTGGGGAGTTGAATGCCTATGCACATCGTGTACCCAATATCAGCCTCTTCATTCGACTTCATGTAACCAAGGAGGCTGTTGTATCTAGTCGAATAGAGGGGACAAAAACGGATTTTGACGAGGCTTTACTTCCGGAGGAGGAGATCGACCCAGAGCGCCGGGATGATTGGAAAGAGGTGAATAATTACATTCGAGCCCTTAATTGGGCCATAGAAGAATTGGACCATTTACCCTTATCTACCCGGTTATTAAGGAATACGCACCAAATATTACTGGAAGGTGCCAGAGGTGAGCACAAGTCGCCGGGGGAATTTCGAAGTAGCCAAAATTGGATTGGTGGAAGAAGCCTGGCCGATGCTGTATTTATACCTCCTGCTCATCATCACCTCTCCGCTTTGATGGGAGATCTGGAGAATTTTCTACACAATGAAAACATTCAGGTTCCGGCCTTGATCCGAATTGGTATTGCTCATTATCAATTTGAAACGATTCATCCCTTTCTCGACGGTAATGG
This genomic window contains:
- a CDS encoding Fic family protein is translated as MTHKIEQFDAGHWEMGSGYKYFVPTRINEQWEWQSAELNVLLEKASFKLGELNAYAHRVPNISLFIRLHVTKEAVVSSRIEGTKTDFDEALLPEEEIDPERRDDWKEVNNYIRALNWAIEELDHLPLSTRLLRNTHQILLEGARGEHKSPGEFRSSQNWIGGRSLADAVFIPPAHHHLSALMGDLENFLHNENIQVPALIRIGIAHYQFETIHPFLDGNGRIGRLLIILFLVSQQLLAEPLLYLSAFFEEDRDLYYDNLMKVRKQNDLLQWLKYFLVGIAQTSDKATTTLSNLLDLKNDLEKRIKINWGRRISSGLQLINHLFEHPMIRVKTVEKVCKLSPKAANDLIASFVDAGILKEITGQSRNRVFIFESYIKLFE